From Stenotrophomonas maltophilia, a single genomic window includes:
- a CDS encoding TerC family protein, which produces MSFEFLADPNAWVTLFTLSALEIVLGIDNLVFISIAVSKLPEERRPFARKLGIAVACITRIALLVSLAYLAHMAANLFTVAGMGISIRDLVLIVGGLFLIIKGFMEIKELISGGEDEDPSTTKASAVFGYVIAQIAVIDIVFSLDSVITAVGIADHIPVMVAAILLSVLVMLLAANPLGRFIDANPTVKMLALAFILLIGAVLILDGLDVHVPKPYIYAAMGFSVLVEWLNLLMRRRAREHNVPGAGNW; this is translated from the coding sequence ATGTCCTTTGAGTTCCTCGCCGACCCCAATGCCTGGGTGACCCTGTTCACCCTGAGTGCGCTGGAAATCGTGCTCGGCATCGACAACCTGGTGTTCATTTCCATCGCGGTCAGCAAGCTGCCGGAAGAGCGTCGCCCGTTCGCACGCAAGCTCGGCATCGCCGTGGCGTGCATCACGCGTATCGCGCTGCTGGTGTCGCTGGCCTATCTGGCGCACATGGCCGCCAACCTGTTCACCGTGGCCGGCATGGGCATCTCCATCCGCGACCTGGTGCTGATCGTCGGTGGCCTGTTCCTGATCATCAAGGGCTTCATGGAGATCAAGGAACTGATCAGCGGCGGCGAGGATGAAGATCCCAGCACGACCAAGGCCTCGGCCGTGTTCGGCTACGTCATCGCGCAGATCGCGGTGATCGACATCGTGTTCTCGCTGGACTCGGTGATCACCGCCGTCGGCATCGCCGACCACATCCCGGTGATGGTCGCCGCCATCCTGCTGTCGGTGCTGGTGATGCTGCTGGCCGCCAACCCGCTGGGCCGCTTCATCGATGCCAACCCGACGGTGAAGATGCTGGCGCTGGCCTTCATCCTGCTGATTGGTGCGGTACTGATCCTGGACGGCCTGGACGTGCACGTGCCCAAGCCCTACATCTACGCCGCGATGGGCTTCTCGGTGCTGGTGGAGTGGCTGAACCTGCTGATGCGCCGCCGCGCACGCGAACACAACGTGCCGGGCGCCGGCAACTGGTAA